The Acomys russatus chromosome X, mAcoRus1.1, whole genome shotgun sequence genome segment CACAACTGGTCATTCCTGGACTGGTATGGCCACCATCCTGTATGGGGCTATAGAATGCTTTTTCCCATCTGAGCCTAGTTTTTCTCTGTCAAGAGTACTCTCCCATGGCACCAACCCAATGTCACACCCAGAGGTCTGGGAGAAGCTTTTCTAGGGTGGCTATTAGCTCCTTGGAGAGTAGGTTGTGACTTTGTCTTCCTGTACTGAGAAATCTGGAGGAGACACCGAGCCTGGCAACTTTGTACAGTCTCTTTCCCACTACACTCTAGTTTTCTTCCCTGGATTTGAATTTTTGAGGCTCCTGCTGTATTCCAGGCTCGCCTTAGACTGATGAGACAGCTGCCCCCCCAACCTCCCCTACACATATCTCATGCCCCTTTTCTACTGTCTCTGTCCCATCCAGAACTCCATCCGTCACAACCTGTCCTTGCACAGCAAGTTCATCAAGGTTCACAACGAGGCCACTGGCAAGAGCTCTTGGTGGATGCTGAACCCCGAGGGCGGCAAGGGTGGCAAGGCACCCCGCCGCAGGGCTGCCTCCATGGATAGCAGCAGCAAGGTGCTCCGGGGCCGCAGCAAAGGCTCCAAGAAGAAACCATCTGTCCCGCCAGCTCCACCTGAAGGTGCCACTCCCAGGAGCCCCCTGGGTCACTTTGCCAAGTGGTCCGGCGGCACTTGCCCTCGCAAACGAGAAGAAGCTGATGTGTGGACCGCTTTCCGTCCACGAAGCGGTTCGAATGCTAGCACTGTCAGTACTCGGCTGTCACCAATGGGGCCAGAGGCTGAGGTGCTAGCAGAAGAGGAGATGCCGGCCTCGACCAGCAGCTACGCAGCGGGTGTCCCTCCCACCCTCAGTGAAGATCTAGAGCTGCTGGATGGGCTCAATCTTGTATCTCCTCATTCCCTGCTGTCTAGGAGCAGTCTCTCCGGCTTCTCTTTGCAGCACCCTGGGCTCGCTGGCCCTTTACATAGCTATGGCGCCTCCCTCTTTGGCCCAATAGATGGGTCTCTGTCAGCAGGAGATGGGTGCTTCTCAAGCTCCCAGTCTCTGGAGGCTCTGCTCACCTCTGATACACCACCACCTCCTGCTGATGTTCTCATGACCCAGGTAGATCCTATTCTGTCTCAGGCTCCTACACTTCTGCTGCTGGGAGGAATGCCTTCCTCTAGCAAGCTGGCTACAGGGGTTAGCCTATGTCCTACACCTCTAGAGGGTCCAGGTCCCAGCCACCTGGTCCCCAACCTTTCTGTGATGGCACCGCCGCCAATCATGGCAGGGGCTCCTATCCCTACAGTCCTGGGCACCCCTGTGCTCACGCCTCCTGCTGAAGCTGCCGGCTATGACAGAATGCCTCAGGATCTAGATCTTGATATGTATATGGAGAACTTGGAGTGCGACATGGATCATATCATCAGTGACCTCATGGATGGCGGTGAGGGGCTGGACTTCAACTTTGAGCCAGGTACAGTAGCTCCTCGTCCCTGTAGCATCTTTGCTCTTGCATGCTCAGCTAACTTTTTACGATCTGAGCCAGAGAGAACTTTACAACAGATAATAGGACTTCCTGGGGACTTGGAGGGAGGATGTCCTATTAGAACAGCATAACTTGTAGGTGGGACCTCTGGGCTCCTCATCACAGAAGGGAGGGCTTTGTGGAGGTGAGATGGGATGAATCTGGTATGAATCTAAACGGTGTCCCAAATGGATCTTTTTATCTtgtcctccatttcttttctccccctccccaatacAGATCTCTGAGTCACAGCCAGAAGCTTTGTCCCCTGCTTCAGAAGGTGGAGGTGGAGCCAGACGTGTCCTTATCAACTTTATCCCCCTGAGCCCTCCTGAGGAGTTTGGAACCCTGCTTTCGAGCTAGGGTTTGGTGGTCACACACTCAAGTGTTGAGACAATTCTAAAGATAAAGCTATGGCGTGTAGGGATTGTAGAGGAGAGTggtaggaggaaggagggaagaaagcttTTTCTCACTGTGCCAATTAGGGGTATCTATGGCTCTTTCTCAGGAGCCATCATTGatttccccatccccacctcctaGGCCTTGATGTAGCAGGGGCCAGCAGTGCTGTTAGAAATGTGAAGTCACAAGTGGCCTTATTGCCCTGCCTTTGGGAGCAggattatctttcttttttttttcttttgtagagaGTCTTACTAGAGCTGGGCCAGGTTCCATTGAGCCTGGATTTTTATGCAgacgggtgggtgggtgggtgggttggtggggttGGGGGACCTAGAAGGGCCAAGTTTTGAGCACTGGAGTGGCTCAGCAGGCCAAATCACTTTTGGAAGGATGCAGAGAACAGACAGGctttttataaacttttaaagaaatataaacacaaatatagaGATTTTTAACAGTGGTGAGGTGCTAGTGATGGGGAGAatgcttttttcttattcttattcttattcttattattcttattcttctgAAGACTTTGTCATAGTGACATGATACAAACACTACAGACtctatggggaagagacaggaagctgaggaaagaTGGGTAGCAAGAGTGACTGGAGGGAAGTGCTCCCTTTTGGACCAGGTCTAGAAAAGGCTCTATGCATACTAAGGTTAGAGTTTAAGGAAAGAAACCTAAGCCAAGTCCCCGCATTCTGTCCACTTGTGCCTAGAAGAGGGTGCTGTTGAGGGGCAAGCATACTCTTGTTTGACCAGTGCGGGTTAGTGCTACCAGAGAGATCCTCCAAGGCCTGGACTTGGCTAGGGGCCTGGGAGGGgcgtgaaagaaggaaggatttagGGTAGTAAAGTTAGGTACAGAGACCTCCCTGTTCACGGCCTGGGACAGCTGTCCCTGCCCTTCTTCCTAGTTCTGGACTGCCAGGGTTATGTAGAAGACCGAGTAGTGGCAGGCAGGGCTGTGGAGAGGAACAGGGAAGGGGGAGCTTGGGGAGTTTGGCTGAGGGTCTGGGAAATGAGCAGGGATGGGGGGAATGTGGATCAGGTTTACTAGCACCTGCCAGAGAGGCCATCTGGGGCTCCTCCACCACAGCCCccaggcagcccctcccccagcgcCCTTTGcattgtcccctcccccacccctgctgtggGTTCCCATCATTTCCTGTGTCAGCGCCTGGCCTACCCAGATTGTATCATGTGCTAGATTGGAGTGGGGAAGTGTgtcaaatcaataaataagttCAATAAATGTCTATAATCAGATCTGGTTTCTGGTTTCTGCTGCCTTGCTGCACCCCCCCCTCCAatatgggggagggaaggagggaggcggAAAGGCGAAGGGCACTTAGTTGAAGGGCGGGTGGGAGGGACTGCCCgcaggctgggaggtgggggaatTTCAGCCTGGGAGGTAATGgagtgtggtgggggagggacacCTAACCCCAGCAGGAGTAGGCGGCTGCAAGATAGGCCTCCCCCGAGGGGAGGTAGTCTGGTTTGAGAggaccccacccccttctctggcCCTCAAAGGCTCATTGTACTAAAAGTCTGGTAGCCAGACTTCACAgtgtttccacacacacacacacacacacacacacacacacccaagtgcTTACTCCAGCCCTCCGTTGTTGCCCCCGTCCACCCTCAGGCTCCCTGGTGCCTGCAGGCTACCGAAGCCTTTGTGCAGATACTACTAGAAGGAGtctttctagaaaaagaaacctCACGTTAAAATCCAGTGATTTCAGGCTCTCCCCTGGTAGTTGCTGCTCTCACTTGGTCACTTTATTGAGTTAACGATGTCTCTTGAGAAAGTCTGCTCTGGTCTTATAGTATGGTCTGCGGGTGGGAGGTGGCCCGTCTTCATCTGACCGTCCAgctttggactagaaaagaaaagtaaatctaTTAATACAGAGGCTCTGCAGGAAAGGTTTCTACTGTCTAGGgccaaaggaaagaggaaagagattgGAGTCCGGTGGTGAACATAGACATCAGATTGGGAAAAATTGGGGTGAACAGGACACGAACCTTCAGTTGGCTGCTTGGGCCTGGGCTCTGCTGGGCTCCACTTCCCTTCTGCGCTCTTGCTGAGAGATTTACAGAGGATTCTATGGCTGCCAATCTCTTAGCTTCTAGAGTTCTAAGCATCTTTATTCGGCTCCTTTCCAGGAAGTCACATTGTGTGCGCAGGGAGtctagaaaacaagaaaaagcaccAGTCCCACTGAAGAGCAGAGGGGGGACCCATCATGACCCTCCATTAGAAATTGACGAGAGGATGGaatgctggggagacagagaaggaggcaaGGGAGTAGGGGAGAGAGCGACACATATGGTTCACATGGTTTAAACTAGACACCCCTTCTAAAGTTTACCTAGACCCTTGTCCCCCTTTTCAGAGGCTCCCATGATCCCACCTACCACACTATAATAGCCCCACCCCTACATTCGTACCGCCCCCCCCTTCCTGACAGTTCTCCACATTCAGCCATGGCTGCCTTTAACTCAAACTCCACTGGTATCACCAGTGTGCTACACTATGCCCAGCACACAGCTATGTACACCACTTCCTATGTTCTACCCTCCCCCATCACATGCCTTACCAACTAGTTCAGGTTCTGGATTCTTCAGAAGGGGCACAATAGCTTTGTAGGCATTCTCAATCCTGGTACCTGTTGTAAGCATAGCATTATGTTATCTCCAGCCCCTGATACATATGAAGCCCCTGACCTTTTGAAGCACAGGATTTCAGGATTCTAACACTAAACGCTTTCTTGATCTGGTACACATTTTTCCTCCCCTTGGCATAGACCTACATAGACCCTAGAATGAAGTTGGGTGACATGGTATATATGTAACTGTCATCAAAGTAATgccctttcattttgtttgtttggttggttggttggttttgtttttcaagacagggtttctctgggtatccttggctgtcctggactcactgtgtagaccaggctagcctcaaactcatagaaatccgcctgcctctgcctcccgagtactgggattaaagctgtgtgccaccacaaccagcccaTAGTGCCCTTTCTTTGAACTGAGTAGATATTAGATATGGTCAGTTTAGATCCTGCTGAGGATTCcctattttacttacttttttttttcttttgagtcttgAGATAAGATTCCATAGAGCATAGAGCTCAAGTTCCCTTTGAACTCCTAATGTTCCTGGCTCCACTTTGtgaatgttttcctttgagacagggtcttgctgtatagctcaagctggcctctaactctcaaGCCTCCTTACTTCCTTTTTAGGGggaggggttcaagacagggtttctctgtgtagccttggctgccctggactcactctgtagaccaggctggcctcgaactcacagcgatccacctgcccctgcctgtattacaggcatacaccatgGCACCCAGCCTTACTTCCATTTCTAAAGAacgtacttatttattttgagacaggagcctACGTAGCCCAGTCTGTCCTTGAAGTTTCTGTATAGTTAAAAATATGAcctcaaacttctgatcctcctgcctccaccttccaagtactactaggattataggcatctTCCACCATACCCAATTTTAAGCCATGTTGGGGAAGGGACCCAGAACTTCATGCTTGCTAAGCAACCACTCTGACAattgagctacatcccagccctgctttatgttgtttgtttttgtgtgtgtggtgtttgtgtttgGGATGAGGTCTTGCTATGaagcctaggctgcccttgaactctcaatcctcttgccttagttccctgagtgctgggattacaaaagaAAGCTTCCCTTTTCGTTTgtattcttttttgagacagggtttctctgtgtagccttggctgtcctggaactctctgtagaccagactggcctcgaactcacagagatccgcctgcctctgccttccaagttctgggattaaaggcgtgtaccaccaccgcgCGCGCACGCGTGGCAAGCTGTCTTATTTTAAGGACAAGTTTCTTAATCCATCTTGAGGGACTCAGTCTATGGAGAACACTCCCAAGCCTCTACCTGGTGCCCCACGTTCTACTTTACAAACGTAGTACGTATTGCGAACTGTCAGGAATTTGCTGGCATAGTCTCCAGGTGTCTTCGACAGGAAGAATAACTTCAGGGTTCCCGATTCATCGCACAAGTCAATGGTGTCTAGAGGAAGGCCACAGGGTAATTGGGATGGGTAAGAACAGGGAATGTGAGTAAAAAGGGTCAGTGGTCCTCTACCGAATGGGTTTGAGGAAGGTTCCAGGATATGAGAGGATAACCCCTGTTGCTGGGAGGAACCTTTAGAGGCTAGAGGCACCTTATTCCTCCTGACCTTCAATCACCTACTCCTTCTCAAGCCACTTACCTGTTTTTCGTAatcccattttctttttgatgTAGTGCAGCAACAGGAGGACAGAGCAGTTAGTATTGACCAGAAACTCTTGATTATCTGGGAAGAGACGGGATGGAGGTACCCAGGCCCTTCTGTAGTTTCATTCCCTCAGGGATCTCAGCTATCTGCCACCCTCCCCCATGTCCATACCCAGACTGTTGCTCTGTGCTGCCCCTCACCTCCATGTTTGATGAAGATAAACATGCTATCAAGGTCACCTCACTCTTCATTCTCTGGCGAATCATGCAGAAAGAAGGTTTTCTAATGGCCCCAGGAGCCATAAGGTTGGAGGACTGAAGGGGCAGATGTAGCTCATGAGTTGAAGGGAGGCCCAGACTAAGCAGACAGGAGAGAGCTTTTGGTAGTTGGGGATGGATGACCAGcatctatgggggggggggggggggggggggctgtagtTAAAGGATTATGAGGTCAGAGATGACACATATAATAGATGGTGGAGTAAGGCTAAGGAGAAAAGACACTAGGTGGGATCTGTAAAGGACTTGTAGGAATGGGGACAACATGGCAAATATAACTCTAAACTGGCCCCTGGAGTAGGCACAAAAATTTACCAGAGAAAAGTAAGCAGCCAGAATAGTACTTCTTTTAGCTGATTTGTGGTACTCTTGCTTCTACAGTGTGTCCCTATAGCTCCCTTTCCTACCCTCACACAATTCCTCCCAACCTCATTGCACTCCATGTCTCCTCCCCCGACTTCCCAACCCCACAACAGACATTCTTGATGATCATTGGTAGAAACTTTATTTCTTGTTGATTCAGGAACAATTGAATGGTAggtagaaaaagagagggaggatcCTGTAAAAGATAAGGGTCATGCTGGGCATGGGGTGCAGGGCaataaccccaacacttgggaggttgaggtggGAGGATTGCCTGTGAATTATAGGCCAACCTGGCCTCCATGGTGAGTTCCCAGCCACCCTGGGCTCCAgggtaagactctgtctccaacaGAAGTGGGAAGGTGCTAGAGTGAGCAGGGGTGGGCTTgtgcagggagagggggagaggggcatTCTCAAGTAGGGCATATTGAGTGGAGGAACTGTTACATGGGACATGCAATTGAAAATTAGCCACAGAGGGAGGCGATGGGCATTGGATCCAGACTGGCAGGACGAGTAGGGGGAAGGTAGCATCACTTAGAGCTATGGACTCTGAGGCTCCATCAAAGGATTGAGGCTTCAGGCGTCAGGCTTCAGAGAATAGCATGGGGGAGGCCAGTAGGGGCTGTGCAGGCTGCAAGGAGAACCTCCAGGCCCCTCTCCTAGGGCCCCTCCTTTGGGGGGAATCTCACTGACGTGGCAGAACCGTTCACTGTAGTCTGGCTGCAGACTCTCAGTCAGTCCTTTAGACACGCCGCTCCAGGCCTAAAGACAGATAGCTCTCGGTCAGAGGTCAATTAGGGGCAGGAAGCAAAAGACCCAGGCTCTGAGCCAAAGGAGCTCTCACAGCTCTGCAACCATTGTGATTCCAGAAGGGCtagccaggctccaggctcctaATACCACAGTTTCCATCTGCTTCGCACAAACGTCTTTGCTCTGTATTTCTGCCTGTCCCACCCTCCATTTGGTCAGCCACatcctggtggcacaggccccctcctccctccactctgcCCTCCCTCACAGTCTGTCTCCCTGGCTGGCAGTTGGCAGTTGATAAACTGCAATATGCGTATGGCGGTGTTCTCACCGAAAAGTTGCCGTGGTATTCAGTAACTAGATCCTCTAGATTCTTGATGGTGGGAATTCGAGGCATTGCCCtgagcagagaaagagggaacaGAAGAAGTAAATGAAAGCTCCTTTATTACCCTTCATTCAACTGGCCAACATGCAACCTATGGCTTCCACCCCTATCGGAGCTCTTGCATGATCTACCCAGGAGATCCTGAAAGAACACCCCCGCCTCCACCTCATTTTAAGGGCTTCCTGAAATCTCACCGTTCCAGCCAACAATACACAAAGATCAGGGTAATAATCAGTCCCATGGAGCCAATGGGGATGAGCACAGCTTCCGGCGCAAACAAGGAAGgattctctgttttaaaaaaaggggagggggagctggaaagatggctcagtggataagagcactggctgctcttccagagtacctgggttcaattcccagcacccacatggcagctcacaactgtctgtaactcctgttttagggggatccaacaccctcacacagacatacatgcaatcaaaacaccaatgtaataaaataaaaatcaattatttaaaaaaaaaaaaaggaaagaaaaggagcccTGCACTTGTGGCACTCATAAGCCATGGATGCCAGGCAGCATGCCAAACACACTGCTGATGCTTACTTTCCACACAGTTCCTGGGAGGGAGGAACCCTGTTTATCTACATTTTGCAGATGAATAAACCAAATCAAAGAGGTCAGCCCAGATCCAAGGTCAGCTCCACTATGCAGACTCTATGGAATCTTGTAGAGACCTCCTACACATTCCATATTCTCCGGGCGCATCCTTTGGCCTCCACTCTCTTGTTTTCGCTGCGCCCCTTCTCATCCCTCCGGAAACTCCTGCCTCCCAGTGACTGAGGTTAAACAGTGAGGGGATGTTGAGGCTTAGGGATAAAGAGATAAAGCAAATGACAGTGGTGGTGTGTTACAAAGGTTGAAGTACTGTGTTAATGATTTAGGGGTCATGTATCTGGGGCCGCTTTACCCTTTGAAGTAGGGGTCCCCCAGTGGACTGGCTGGCTCCATGAACTCCATTGTTGAGCACTTCCACAGATTGGGTTAAAGCGGCTCCGAACTCGGAATGTGTACATTTTCTGCCAATCCACACTAGGCAGGGAGAATCTAGGTTCGTAGTCCACTCTCTGTTCCtagggagaggaaggatgaggGAAAGATGGGTATTtacaaaggaagagggagaatggGAACACCCTTGCCTAGAGCGTAATGTCATCTTGTGAAGTCTTCtacgttttttttgttttgttttgttttgttttgttttcttcttcccagttcagggaaaacaaaccaaaacaagaaactGGTTCTGGTCCCTCTCCCAGTTCTACTTTGCTCATTTCCTGACTGTTCACAGCACACTGCTCCCTTCTCTAACTGGACTCAGAAGTGGCTCTCCCTTCTAGATCTACTCACTGGCTTCCCTTTACTTCTGGCATCAGGAAGACGATGGGTGGGAGAGCCCCCGGGTGAAAGCTCACTGGTgatgatagaaaaagaaatgggagtatgagcagaggagctgggaggcaggGGACTGGGACTTGGTATTAGGTTGTTCTAGCTGACTAGTTGAATCCTCTCTCCTCTTGCTTGGCCTTAGCTACTGCGTCCACAAGGAATGCCAAGTCACTCACCGTCCAGTTTCGATCTCGGTCACTCCGGTACTGCACCATGTATTGTAAACAGCGTTCTATGTATCTGCTCTTCCAGCTCAGCTCTAGCTGGGACTCAGTCACGTTGTAAAGTGTGAGATTCTCTGGAGCCCATGGGATCACTGGAGATATGTGTGCTTGTGGTCATTGCCCTGGCCTAGACAAGTCAGGATCTTGAAGGTAAATCCCCctcatcccttcctccttccccatcccAAACCCCTATCATCATCTTTTTTCTGCCCGTGGCCAACAATGAGGAAAGAACTATAAACTCCAGGGCCCTTAAGCTCCCTGGCCTCTTGGCCACTTCTCTCCCGATTTTACCAAGATTCTGCAGGTTTAGCTTCTGTTCAGCCCGCCTCTGGGGACTCTGGgggtcctggagctggaggaCAAATGTCTGGTAGAGCATGATCTCCTCTTTTTCTATGTGACAGCCAGAAGTAATCTCTTCTGAGAACAGATAGTGGCTGCACTCGCGGAATTTATTCTCATCGGACCTCTGATACCTAGAGAAAGGTTataaggaagaggagggatgggCAAACACGGGTACTGCATATGTCAATAGCAATAGCATAGCCTCAACTGGTCTGAACTGACAGCTTATCCCATGAGAAACTAGTAGGGTGCCTGAGAAgctgcctcccctcccttttgGTCCCCACACAGTCTCTCAGCTAGtctaccttctttctcttcctccctgtgcGGCCACCTCCTGCCTCTCTTACCTATAGTGCAGAGTCAGGTTGGTTGGCTGGGCCTCAGAACTGCTGTTCCAAGTGCAATCCATATACTCGACATTGAACACAAAGCACTGAACCTCTGGGAGGGGCAGAATAGGAAAACTGAGGTGTTCATGGCCGGTAGAAGTCAGGAAAAAATCTAAGTTTGGGAAGAAAATGTAGTAGtggggtggaagaaaaaaaaatcttggtcaGAAGAAGCAGTAGTGAGGCAGAAAGaacccctcctttcctccccctcccccaaggccaTGCTTCTTTTTAGAGTCATTGTAATGGCCACAAGCAGGCTCCAGATTGCTTCTGTACAGCCCTTTCCCCACAGCCTTCCTCTCAACAGGCCCTCTGGTCCTAGATTTCCTACCAGCTTTGGTGTCTTCATTCCCACTGGGCAGGAGGACACCGGAGCTCCGCCCTACCCCCAGCAGAAGCagctgaaggaggaaaaaagctCTGGATGGCAATGATGACTTCAACATGGCGCTTGCTCTTCTTTTTCTGGGTGTAGTCTGTGTCAGAACCCTGAGCCA includes the following:
- the Il2rg gene encoding cytokine receptor common subunit gamma isoform X2 gives rise to the protein MLKSSLPSRAFFLLQLLLLGVGRSSGVLLPSGNEDTKADFFLTSTGHEHLSFPILPLPEVQCFVFNVEYMDCTWNSSSEAQPTNLTLHYRYQRSDENKFRECSHYLFSEEITSGCHIEKEEIMLYQTFVLQLQDPQSPQRRAEQKLNLQNLVIPWAPENLTLYNVTESQLELSWKSRYIERCLQYMVQYRSDRDRNWTEQRVDYEPRFSLPSVDWQKIESFLVCAGSCAHPHWLHGTDYYPDLCVLLAGTGNASNSHHQESRGSSY
- the CXHXorf65 gene encoding uncharacterized protein CXorf65 homolog, with the translated sequence MFIFIKHGDNQEFLVNTNCSVLLLLHYIKKKMGLRKTDTIDLCDESGTLKLFFLSKTPGDYASKFLTVRNTYYVCKVERGAPGTRIENAYKAIVPLLKNPEPELVDSLRTQCDFLERSRIKMLRTLEAKRLAAIESSVNLSARAQKGSGAQQSPGPSSQLKSKAGRSDEDGPPPTRRPYYKTRADFLKRHR
- the Il2rg gene encoding cytokine receptor common subunit gamma isoform X1, whose product is MLKSSLPSRAFFLLQLLLLGVGRSSGVLLPSGNEDTKADFFLTSTGHEHLSFPILPLPEVQCFVFNVEYMDCTWNSSSEAQPTNLTLHYRYQRSDENKFRECSHYLFSEEITSGCHIEKEEIMLYQTFVLQLQDPQSPQRRAEQKLNLQNLVIPWAPENLTLYNVTESQLELSWKSRYIERCLQYMVQYRSDRDRNWTEQRVDYEPRFSLPSVDWQKMYTFRVRSRFNPICGSAQQWSSWSQPVHWGTPTSKENPSLFAPEAVLIPIGSMGLIITLIFVYCWLERAMPRIPTIKNLEDLVTEYHGNFSAWSGVSKGLTESLQPDYSERFCHVSEIPPKGGALGEGPGGSPCSLHSPYWPPPCYSLKPDA
- the Foxo4 gene encoding forkhead box protein O4 translates to MDPENKSATEAAAIIDLDPDFEPQSRPRSCTWPLPRPELTTEPQEPSEVAPTLGQKVHSEGHSEPILLPSRLPEPAGGPQPGILGAATGPRKGGSRRNAWGNQSYAELISQAIESAPEKRLTLAQIYEWMVRTVPYFKDKGDSNSSAGWKNSIRHNLSLHSKFIKVHNEATGKSSWWMLNPEGGKGGKAPRRRAASMDSSSKVLRGRSKGSKKKPSVPPAPPEGATPRSPLGHFAKWSGGTCPRKREEADVWTAFRPRSGSNASTVSTRLSPMGPEAEVLAEEEMPASTSSYAAGVPPTLSEDLELLDGLNLVSPHSLLSRSSLSGFSLQHPGLAGPLHSYGASLFGPIDGSLSAGDGCFSSSQSLEALLTSDTPPPPADVLMTQVDPILSQAPTLLLLGGMPSSSKLATGVSLCPTPLEGPGPSHLVPNLSVMAPPPIMAGAPIPTVLGTPVLTPPAEAAGYDRMPQDLDLDMYMENLECDMDHIISDLMDGGEGLDFNFEPDL